A single genomic interval of Blochmannia endosymbiont of Camponotus sp. C-003 harbors:
- the trpA gene encoding tryptophan synthase subunit alpha, with amino-acid sequence MNRYQKLFTHLNQKKSGAFVPFITIGYPDPISFTHIIDILVSSGSDALELGIPFSDPISDGPMIQKSMERAFKSGMNLERCMTMLYNIRNKYPNLPIGILIYANLIFKNGIDKFYSYCANIDIDSILIPDLPVEESLPFYSSAVQHKIAHIFICPPNATEELIHNITTFGHGYIYLLSRPGVTGIDINTTKINNAILYNMIQCIQKQKKNLPILQGFGIHTPLQAQESLLLGTSGIITGSKIAKIIEENISDIVLAFNKIERLVRLMKKSMHFNINLN; translated from the coding sequence ATGAATCGTTATCAAAAATTATTTACACACCTAAATCAAAAAAAATCAGGAGCATTTGTTCCTTTTATTACTATAGGATATCCCGATCCTATTTCTTTTACACACATCATAGATATATTAGTTTCATCAGGCTCCGATGCATTAGAATTAGGAATACCATTTTCTGATCCTATATCAGATGGCCCTATGATACAAAAGAGCATGGAACGTGCTTTTAAATCAGGGATGAATTTGGAACGTTGTATGACGATGCTATACAATATTCGTAATAAATATCCAAATTTACCCATCGGTATACTAATCTATGCAAATTTAATTTTTAAAAATGGAATAGATAAATTCTATTCATATTGTGCAAATATAGATATAGATTCCATATTAATTCCTGATCTTCCTGTAGAAGAAAGCCTACCGTTTTATAGTTCTGCTGTGCAACACAAAATAGCCCATATCTTCATTTGTCCACCTAATGCTACCGAAGAATTAATTCATAATATTACTACTTTCGGACATGGATATATCTATTTATTATCTCGCCCCGGAGTAACTGGAATAGATATTAATACAACAAAAATCAATAACGCTATATTATATAATATGATTCAGTGTATCCAAAAACAAAAAAAAAATTTACCTATACTACAAGGTTTTGGAATACACACACCACTTCAAGCTCAAGAATCGTTATTGTTAGGAACTTCTGGGATCATCACCGGTTCTAAAATTGCAAAAATTATCGAAGAAAATATATCTGATATAGTACTAGCGTTTAATAAAATAGAAAGATTAGTACGTCTTATGAAAAAATCCATGCATTTCAATATAAATTTAAATTAA
- the trpB gene encoding tryptophan synthase subunit beta, whose product MIKLKSYFGEFGGMYVPQILMPALNQLEEAFISAQDDALFQKELKYLLNHYAGRPTPLTLCRNLTKGTRTKLYLKREDLLHGGSHKTNQVLGQALLAKRMSKTEIISETGAGQHGVAVSIAASLLGLKCRIYMGSKDIKRQKLNVLRMQLMGTQVIPVYHGSETLKDACNEAMREWSKTYEYTHYMLGTAAGPHPFPTIVREFQRIIGKETYKQIQKYEQCLPDAIIACVGGGSNAIGIFSDFIDIPSVQLLGVEAGGLGVDTKYHGAALQHGSTGIYFGMKTSILQSAEGQIKNSYSVSAGLDFPSVGPEHVYLKNIGRVKYVSVNDIEAITAFKKLSIHEGIIPALESAHALAHALKIIQKQPNKSQILIVNLSGRGDKDISTVYDALQLQKERDTSE is encoded by the coding sequence ATGATAAAACTAAAATCCTATTTTGGAGAATTTGGAGGTATGTATGTACCTCAAATTCTAATGCCAGCCCTAAATCAATTAGAAGAAGCGTTTATATCAGCTCAAGATGATGCTCTTTTCCAAAAAGAACTTAAATATCTTCTAAATCACTACGCCGGGCGACCCACTCCTCTAACATTATGCAGAAATTTAACAAAAGGAACTCGAACGAAACTATATTTAAAGCGAGAAGACTTATTACATGGAGGATCTCACAAAACCAACCAAGTATTAGGACAAGCTTTACTAGCAAAACGTATGTCTAAAACAGAAATAATCTCTGAAACTGGTGCTGGACAACATGGAGTGGCTGTTTCCATTGCAGCATCTCTGTTAGGGTTAAAATGTCGTATTTATATGGGATCCAAAGATATAAAACGTCAAAAACTCAATGTTTTACGCATGCAGTTAATGGGTACTCAAGTTATTCCAGTATATCATGGTTCTGAAACCTTAAAAGATGCTTGTAACGAGGCTATGCGTGAATGGTCGAAAACTTATGAATACACTCATTATATGCTTGGTACAGCTGCTGGCCCCCATCCTTTTCCTACAATCGTTAGAGAATTTCAACGTATCATCGGCAAAGAAACATACAAACAAATACAAAAATATGAACAATGCTTACCAGATGCAATTATTGCTTGCGTAGGAGGAGGATCTAATGCTATTGGTATATTTTCCGATTTTATTGACATACCATCAGTGCAGTTATTGGGAGTAGAAGCTGGAGGATTAGGTGTAGATACTAAATATCATGGGGCTGCTCTACAACATGGAAGTACAGGAATTTATTTTGGTATGAAAACTTCAATCTTACAATCTGCAGAAGGACAAATAAAAAACTCTTATTCTGTTTCCGCTGGTCTTGATTTCCCATCTGTTGGACCAGAACATGTTTACCTCAAAAATATTGGTCGAGTAAAGTACGTATCTGTTAATGATATAGAAGCCATAACAGCTTTTAAGAAACTATCTATTCATGAAGGAATTATACCGGCTCTAGAATCTGCGCATGCTTTAGCTCACGCATTAAAAATAATTCAAAAACAACCAAATAAATCACAAATTTTAATAGTCAACTTGTCAGGACGTGGAGATAAAGACATTTCTACAGTTTATGATGCATTGCAATTACAAAAAGAAAGAGATACATCAGAATGA